The following are encoded in a window of Congzhengia minquanensis genomic DNA:
- the recD2 gene encoding SF1B family DNA helicase RecD2, whose product MNDKDAYQGTVDEIIYQNEDNGYAIFDLDAGEEGLITCVGTLPFLKRGEMLIVSGTWVNHPSYGQQLKVSLFQRVEPESKDTILTYLSSGVVKGIGRATAEKIVDRFGEDALRIIVDTPERLAEIKGITVEKAMKISENYMAIYDKEQLILFLQKYGISASYAVKVYDLLGKNAVEMIKENPYILCERIRGISFKTADMVASKAGGARNSVFRIQSGIKYILTFYAASEGHTYLKRGALITLAVRMLGIDGLEAENALIRLFSDHELVCKKIDDEDCVFLPALYHAEFVSAMCMKELLNGSEKEHVKDAEAEIEKLEKETGISLAEKQREAALCALNSGVTVITGGPGTGKTTTINFIIKLFEKSKKKIALAAPTGRAAKRMTELSGREAKTIHRLLEVGFTDDDELREYVRESTEPLEEDVVIIDEVSMVDAILMSSLLSAIKPGGRVILVGDSDQLPSVGAGNVLSDVISSGIVPTISLDTVFRQAEESMIVVNAHKINLGEYPILNKKDKDFFFVEAEDTYKTAQLLTDLVCRRLPNAYGLDPMADIQVISPMKKTQTGVYALNAALQALLNPGEPGKNERAFQNRILREGDKVMQIKNNYDLLWKRTGGDEGSGVYNGDMGRIVEVKTASVTILFDDGKKVVYENALLDEIELAYAVTVHKSQGSEFKTVVIPVFFGTEKLFSRNLLYTAVTRAREMVVLVGQKAALKKMVDNDYEAKRFSSLRWQLLEGENA is encoded by the coding sequence ATGAACGATAAAGACGCCTATCAGGGCACGGTGGACGAAATAATTTACCAAAATGAGGACAACGGCTACGCAATTTTCGATTTAGACGCTGGAGAAGAGGGTCTAATCACCTGCGTGGGCACGCTGCCCTTTTTAAAGCGCGGCGAAATGTTAATCGTCAGCGGAACGTGGGTTAACCACCCCAGCTACGGCCAGCAGCTGAAGGTGTCGCTGTTCCAGCGCGTAGAACCAGAGTCTAAAGATACCATTTTAACCTACCTGTCGTCCGGCGTGGTGAAGGGCATTGGCCGCGCCACGGCGGAAAAAATTGTGGACCGGTTTGGAGAAGACGCCCTGCGCATTATTGTGGACACGCCGGAGCGCCTGGCTGAAATTAAGGGGATTACCGTAGAAAAGGCCATGAAAATTTCTGAAAACTACATGGCCATTTATGACAAGGAACAGCTCATTCTGTTCCTGCAAAAATATGGAATTTCGGCAAGCTATGCCGTAAAGGTTTACGACCTATTGGGCAAAAATGCGGTGGAAATGATAAAGGAAAACCCATACATCCTCTGCGAGCGCATTCGCGGCATCAGCTTTAAAACCGCCGACATGGTGGCGTCAAAGGCTGGCGGTGCGCGGAACAGCGTGTTTCGGATTCAATCAGGCATAAAATATATTTTAACCTTTTACGCCGCCAGCGAGGGACATACCTATTTGAAGCGGGGGGCACTCATTACGCTGGCGGTGCGCATGCTTGGGATAGACGGGCTGGAGGCCGAAAACGCACTGATTCGTCTGTTTTCAGACCACGAGCTGGTGTGCAAAAAAATAGATGATGAAGACTGTGTGTTTCTGCCTGCGCTTTACCACGCCGAGTTTGTTTCGGCAATGTGCATGAAAGAGCTGTTAAACGGCAGTGAAAAAGAACATGTGAAAGATGCCGAAGCAGAAATTGAAAAGTTAGAAAAAGAAACGGGAATTTCCCTGGCCGAAAAACAGCGCGAGGCCGCATTGTGCGCCTTAAACAGCGGCGTTACGGTTATCACCGGCGGGCCGGGCACGGGAAAAACCACAACCATTAACTTTATTATAAAACTGTTTGAAAAATCGAAAAAGAAAATTGCCTTAGCCGCCCCAACGGGGAGAGCCGCAAAACGCATGACAGAGCTATCTGGCCGCGAGGCAAAAACCATTCATCGCCTGCTGGAGGTGGGCTTTACCGATGACGACGAGCTGCGGGAATATGTCCGCGAAAGTACAGAACCATTAGAGGAGGACGTTGTTATCATCGACGAGGTCAGCATGGTGGACGCAATTTTAATGAGTTCCCTGCTTTCCGCCATTAAGCCCGGCGGACGGGTCATTTTGGTGGGGGACAGCGACCAGCTTCCTTCGGTGGGCGCGGGGAACGTGCTGTCGGACGTCATATCCTCCGGCATAGTTCCCACTATAAGCCTGGACACTGTGTTCCGCCAGGCGGAAGAAAGCATGATTGTGGTAAACGCTCACAAAATAAATCTGGGGGAATATCCAATTTTAAACAAAAAGGATAAGGACTTCTTTTTTGTGGAAGCGGAGGACACTTATAAAACAGCCCAGCTGTTAACTGATTTGGTGTGCCGCCGCCTGCCCAACGCCTATGGATTAGACCCCATGGCAGACATTCAGGTCATCAGCCCCATGAAAAAAACGCAAACCGGTGTTTATGCCTTAAACGCCGCCCTGCAAGCCCTATTAAACCCCGGGGAACCGGGAAAAAACGAGCGGGCGTTTCAAAACAGAATTCTGCGTGAGGGCGATAAGGTGATGCAGATTAAAAACAACTATGACCTGCTGTGGAAACGCACAGGCGGTGACGAGGGCTCCGGTGTTTACAACGGCGACATGGGCAGAATTGTTGAGGTGAAAACCGCATCTGTTACCATTTTGTTTGACGATGGGAAAAAAGTGGTATATGAAAATGCATTGCTGGACGAAATTGAACTGGCCTATGCCGTCACCGTACATAAAAGCCAGGGGAGCGAGTTTAAAACCGTGGTCATTCCTGTTTTTTTCGGCACAGAAAAGCTTTTTTCCCGAAATCTTTTATACACCGCCGTAACCCGCGCCAGGGAAATGGTGGTTTTGGTGGGCCAAAAGGCGGCCTTAAA